From a region of the Lentilactobacillus curieae genome:
- a CDS encoding helicase C-terminal domain-containing protein → MANIQIGIRTLVEFILRRGDLVPTSVSDNSMAAGSRIHRKIQKSRPSTYSSEVALKTDFDYLDTTYEISGRADGINRTDSETLIEEIKTSDVKFSELPDNTLDLYWAQAKVYGYILMTTEGLDQVTIQLTYVQTPDEQITPTKIVYKKTEATEFFNSLISEYKKWLKLSRDLAESRVTTAKAVTFPFPKYRAGQYDISKVVYKTIVNDKHLFLEAPTGTGKTISTLFPAVKSMGEELINRIFYFTAKQSTRRVCEEAVKLLSGKGLAIKSITLTAREQISFPEEKDVPADQNPYMVGYYNRIKPAILDIINNESQITKAEVQSYAQKHQVDPFEFSLDVSLFCDIIICDYNYLFDPQVHLQRFFSVPDNTNCFLIDEAHNLVSRAREMYSATLSMKPIPNLIERLKANEEENQPVIKRLRGLKRAFMRYSKESRDNDESTYSQVEPIPNFTSKVSKLIDAIHDWLSGRKPSDTVDAVVDYYLSCRTYNLISQYYDETYRTRIVLTDDDILFRQFCIDPAQQISESLDLGRAAILFSATLSPLDYYRRVLGNEPNSIKYAAGSSFPRNNFELIIQQGIDTTYRHRQNSIPDICASLFAMINGREGHYLAFFPSMTYMNKVVEAFNLAYPDIETHMQQADMSHEERTEFLNRFRATDGKTMMGFAVLGGIFSEGVDLKSEQLIGVAIVGVGLPMINEESNLVKDYYDNDNHQGFMFAYQLPGFNNVTQAAGRLIRTQTDKGIIVLMDARFAQNRYRSIFPTQWSKPRIINSPTALSDIVSKFWRDNL, encoded by the coding sequence ATGGCTAACATTCAAATCGGTATTCGAACCCTGGTTGAGTTTATCCTGCGACGTGGTGACTTAGTGCCAACTAGCGTTAGCGATAACTCGATGGCAGCCGGTAGCCGAATTCATCGAAAAATTCAAAAATCACGACCCAGTACGTACTCCTCAGAAGTTGCGTTAAAAACTGACTTTGATTATCTTGATACGACGTACGAAATTTCGGGAAGAGCTGACGGAATCAATCGCACTGATTCCGAAACATTAATCGAAGAAATCAAAACTTCAGACGTTAAATTTAGTGAACTACCAGACAATACGCTGGATCTCTACTGGGCACAAGCCAAGGTATATGGTTATATTTTGATGACCACAGAAGGCCTTGATCAAGTGACCATCCAGCTGACCTACGTTCAAACTCCAGATGAGCAAATAACCCCCACCAAAATCGTTTACAAAAAGACGGAAGCAACCGAATTTTTTAATTCGCTGATTTCTGAATACAAAAAATGGCTTAAATTAAGTCGTGACTTAGCAGAAAGTCGTGTAACAACTGCCAAAGCAGTTACTTTTCCATTTCCAAAATACCGTGCTGGCCAGTATGACATCTCAAAAGTTGTTTACAAAACCATTGTTAATGACAAGCATCTCTTTTTAGAGGCACCTACTGGCACCGGCAAGACAATTTCCACTTTGTTTCCTGCTGTTAAATCAATGGGCGAAGAACTAATTAACCGGATTTTTTATTTTACAGCTAAACAAAGCACTCGACGGGTCTGTGAGGAAGCAGTGAAACTACTATCAGGAAAAGGACTAGCTATCAAAAGCATCACTTTAACGGCTAGAGAGCAGATTTCCTTCCCTGAAGAAAAAGATGTCCCCGCTGACCAAAATCCATACATGGTTGGCTACTATAATCGGATCAAACCAGCTATTCTAGATATAATCAACAATGAATCGCAAATTACAAAGGCAGAAGTTCAAAGTTACGCCCAAAAGCATCAAGTAGATCCCTTTGAATTTTCACTTGATGTCAGTCTTTTTTGTGACATCATCATCTGTGATTACAACTACCTATTTGACCCCCAAGTGCATCTCCAACGATTTTTCTCAGTTCCAGACAACACTAACTGTTTTTTAATTGACGAAGCCCACAACTTAGTTTCGCGAGCACGAGAGATGTACTCTGCCACACTAAGTATGAAGCCAATTCCTAATTTAATTGAACGGCTTAAGGCTAACGAAGAAGAAAATCAGCCCGTAATCAAGCGTCTTCGGGGTTTAAAACGAGCATTCATGAGATACAGCAAGGAATCTCGTGATAATGATGAATCAACATATTCCCAGGTAGAACCCATCCCCAACTTCACTAGCAAAGTAAGCAAACTAATTGATGCAATTCATGATTGGCTGTCAGGCAGGAAACCTAGTGATACTGTGGATGCCGTGGTTGATTACTACCTAAGCTGCCGGACTTACAACCTGATTAGTCAGTATTATGATGAGACTTATCGAACTAGAATCGTCTTGACTGACGATGACATCTTATTTCGTCAATTCTGTATCGACCCTGCCCAACAAATCTCCGAAAGCCTCGACTTAGGACGGGCTGCCATCCTATTTTCAGCAACTCTAAGTCCACTCGATTACTATCGTAGGGTGCTTGGCAACGAACCTAACAGTATTAAATACGCAGCCGGATCCTCATTCCCACGAAACAACTTTGAATTAATTATTCAACAAGGTATCGACACGACTTATAGGCACCGGCAAAATAGTATTCCTGACATCTGTGCCAGTCTTTTTGCCATGATTAATGGTCGAGAAGGTCATTACCTGGCTTTCTTTCCTTCAATGACTTATATGAACAAGGTAGTTGAAGCATTTAACCTAGCCTATCCAGACATCGAAACTCACATGCAGCAAGCAGATATGTCTCACGAAGAACGCACCGAATTCTTAAATCGTTTTCGAGCTACTGACGGTAAAACCATGATGGGTTTTGCTGTTCTAGGTGGAATTTTTTCTGAGGGAGTAGATTTGAAAAGTGAGCAGTTAATCGGGGTTGCCATCGTTGGGGTTGGCCTGCCAATGATCAATGAGGAGTCCAACCTTGTAAAGGACTACTACGACAACGACAACCATCAGGGATTCATGTTTGCCTATCAGCTTCCTGGATTTAACAACGTTACCCAAGCCGCCGGTCGGCTAATCCGAACGCAAACTGACAAAGGAATCATTGTCTTAATGGATGCTAGATTTGCCCAAAATCGTTACAGATCAATTTTCCCTACTCAGTGGTCAAAACCACGGATAATCAACAGTCCAACTGCTCTTTCAGACATTGTCAGCAAATTTTGGCGGGACAATTTATAA
- the proB gene encoding glutamate 5-kinase, with amino-acid sequence MAVNRKIKSQRIVVKVGTSSLIHPNGTVNLRTFDQLAYVLSELNNQGKELILVSSGAIGVGLNKLNLKERPTEIGAQQALAAIGQSELMTLFTQRFNHYLNNIAQVLLTHDVFDYPKSNNYVMNTFNCLLKDNIIPIVNENDTVAADELDHRTTFGDNDQLSAIVASHVDADLLIVLSDVNGFYDANPKKNPDANLISQINSIDDETFTVAGGTGSRFGTGGMKTKLAAAKRMIDENRQMVLANGEDPRIIFDILAGEPIGTLFSNSTTALQEEAK; translated from the coding sequence TTGGCAGTCAATCGGAAAATTAAATCACAAAGAATCGTAGTTAAAGTGGGAACAAGTAGCTTAATTCACCCTAACGGGACGGTAAATCTCCGGACTTTCGATCAGCTTGCTTATGTATTGAGTGAGCTCAATAACCAGGGCAAGGAACTGATTTTGGTATCTTCTGGAGCAATTGGGGTTGGTTTAAATAAGTTAAATCTTAAAGAGCGGCCAACCGAAATCGGAGCTCAACAAGCTCTGGCAGCAATTGGCCAATCAGAACTCATGACTCTGTTTACCCAACGGTTTAACCACTATCTAAACAATATCGCCCAGGTGCTTTTGACCCATGACGTTTTTGATTACCCCAAAAGCAACAACTACGTAATGAACACCTTCAACTGTCTACTTAAGGACAACATTATTCCCATCGTCAACGAAAATGATACCGTCGCCGCAGATGAATTGGATCACCGCACTACTTTTGGCGACAACGACCAACTTTCGGCAATTGTAGCCAGCCACGTTGATGCAGATCTATTAATTGTTCTCTCGGATGTTAACGGCTTTTATGATGCTAATCCAAAGAAGAACCCTGATGCCAATCTAATCAGTCAAATTAATTCAATCGATGATGAAACATTCACCGTGGCTGGTGGAACCGGGAGTCGTTTTGGAACTGGTGGTATGAAAACTAAACTGGCCGCTGCTAAACGGATGATTGACGAAAACCGCCAAATGGTACTTGCTAATGGTGAGGACCCCCGGATTATTTTCGATATTTTAGCTGGTGAGCCAATTGGAACTTTGTTTAGCAACTCCACAACCGCTCTTCAAGAGGAGGCCAAATGA
- a CDS encoding fumarylacetoacetate hydrolase family protein, which translates to MKIGMYEGKPTFITVHNDQLWGTAIATYRNIDEILADWISFQESFLLNLTDEDVLNDDNAKLLDPEKLELPIQHPRQLPAIGFNYKDHMKEMDITLPKKPNVFNKFISSLAGPNNQINLSSDTVDWESELVIVIGRGGRNISREDAEDAIAGFMVGQDLSDRNLQSIDGPSTQFTLAKSFKNYSPVGPYLTTMGSITDLDSQSVVTKVNDETVQDAKIEQMIFDVQTLIAHISSVIELYPGDLIFTGTPSGTGVGRDPQVFLKHGDVVESTIDGLGTITTKVN; encoded by the coding sequence ATGAAAATTGGAATGTATGAAGGCAAGCCTACCTTTATCACAGTGCATAATGATCAGCTTTGGGGGACGGCAATCGCCACATATAGGAATATCGATGAGATTCTCGCTGACTGGATAAGTTTTCAAGAATCGTTTTTGCTAAACCTCACTGATGAAGACGTGCTAAATGACGACAACGCAAAGTTATTGGATCCTGAAAAACTCGAGTTACCCATTCAGCACCCACGCCAACTTCCTGCGATTGGATTTAATTACAAGGATCACATGAAGGAAATGGACATCACGCTACCCAAGAAGCCTAACGTATTTAATAAATTTATCAGCTCGCTAGCTGGCCCAAATAATCAAATCAACTTGAGTAGTGACACGGTTGACTGGGAATCTGAATTGGTCATTGTTATTGGGCGTGGTGGTAGAAATATCAGCCGCGAAGATGCCGAGGATGCCATTGCTGGTTTTATGGTCGGCCAAGACCTATCTGATAGAAATTTACAGTCCATAGACGGGCCAAGCACTCAGTTTACGCTTGCAAAGTCATTTAAAAACTATTCACCAGTTGGACCATATTTAACAACGATGGGATCAATCACTGATCTAGACTCACAGAGTGTTGTCACCAAAGTTAATGACGAAACTGTTCAGGATGCTAAAATCGAACAAATGATTTTTGACGTTCAAACCTTGATTGCTCACATTTCATCAGTAATTGAACTCTACCCAGGTGACTTGATCTTCACCGGAACCCCAAGTGGAACCGGTGTTGGTCGTGATCCCCAGGTCTTCTTAAAACACGGAGATGTGGTTGAGAGTACGATTGATGGATTAGGAACCATCACCACTAAAGTAAATTAG
- a CDS encoding aspartate kinase: MKVVKFGGSSLADADHFRKVIDIISSDSSRQVVVTSAPGKRFDGDIKVTDLLIKFAETVIANQPYAEIQQQIFARYSDIGKEFSVSSEVLDNINQKLAALPTKQYPNDEYLMAAFKAHGERLNAELFAACLTALGQPAKFVDPSEAGIILTDNPNNASVDEETYTNLAKIKIGNERLIFPGFFGFTKNGEIATFARGGSDITGSILARGLKADLYENFTDVDAIYAANPKIVKDPLPINKMTFREMRELSYAGFSVFNDEAIIPAIQGQVPINVKNTNNPEADGTLIVPEDELEIKSPVTGITASNRFAALYLHRYLLNKEVGFTRKILDILYKYGVSYEHMPSGIDDLTIIFDKSQLDGQTIKKMCADIQEAVSPDDMEWIDDYAIIMVVGEGMRARIGTIENIIKPLADNQIAVHMINQGASRISIMIGVQEADADTSIKEIYNHFFN, encoded by the coding sequence ATGAAAGTCGTCAAATTTGGGGGCAGCTCATTAGCTGATGCCGACCATTTCCGCAAAGTAATTGATATTATTTCCAGTGATTCAAGCCGTCAGGTGGTAGTTACGTCTGCTCCTGGAAAACGGTTTGATGGTGACATCAAAGTCACTGACTTATTGATCAAATTCGCTGAAACTGTCATTGCAAACCAACCATATGCTGAAATCCAGCAGCAAATCTTTGCTAGATATAGCGATATCGGTAAAGAATTCTCAGTTTCTAGTGAAGTTCTTGATAACATCAATCAAAAACTAGCCGCACTGCCAACTAAGCAATACCCAAACGATGAATACCTGATGGCTGCATTTAAAGCCCATGGCGAAAGATTAAACGCTGAGCTATTCGCTGCTTGCTTAACTGCACTTGGTCAGCCAGCCAAGTTTGTTGATCCAAGTGAAGCCGGAATCATCCTAACTGATAATCCCAACAACGCATCCGTCGATGAAGAAACATATACTAATTTAGCCAAAATTAAAATTGGCAATGAGAGATTAATTTTCCCAGGTTTCTTCGGTTTTACCAAAAATGGTGAAATCGCAACATTTGCACGCGGCGGCTCAGATATTACTGGCTCTATTTTAGCTAGAGGATTAAAAGCCGATCTCTACGAAAACTTTACTGATGTAGATGCAATCTACGCTGCTAATCCAAAAATCGTAAAGGATCCGTTACCAATCAACAAAATGACTTTCAGGGAAATGCGAGAGCTTTCCTATGCTGGATTTTCTGTATTCAATGACGAGGCCATCATCCCCGCTATTCAAGGGCAAGTTCCCATCAACGTTAAAAATACCAATAACCCTGAAGCAGACGGAACCTTAATCGTTCCCGAAGATGAACTAGAAATCAAGTCACCAGTTACTGGAATCACAGCTTCAAACAGATTCGCTGCATTGTATCTGCACAGGTATTTGCTTAACAAAGAAGTTGGATTTACTAGAAAAATTTTAGACATTCTCTACAAGTACGGTGTATCATACGAACACATGCCTTCAGGAATCGATGACCTGACAATAATCTTTGACAAAAGCCAACTCGATGGCCAAACTATAAAGAAAATGTGTGCTGACATTCAGGAAGCTGTTTCACCAGATGACATGGAATGGATCGACGATTACGCAATCATTATGGTGGTCGGTGAAGGAATGCGTGCCAGAATTGGGACGATCGAAAACATCATCAAACCACTGGCCGATAACCAAATCGCTGTTCACATGATCAACCAAGGTGCTTCAAGAATCTCAATCATGATTGGGGTTCAAGAGGCTGACGCCGACACATCAATCAAAGAAATATACAATCACTTTTTTAATTAA
- a CDS encoding Fur family transcriptional regulator, whose protein sequence is MTSSALSESLASLKEQGVRITPQREIILDYLIQVDTHPTVEMIRDGIDEKLPNLSVATIYNTLKLLVDKGLVIELPNDDGGIRYDFFGRPHYHAICENCGKIIDVFSDQYADIVQAIKKETTEKTGYLVTGTQLEVTGLCKECQKKLQVKESFKK, encoded by the coding sequence ATGACAAGTAGTGCCTTGAGTGAATCTTTGGCAAGCTTAAAGGAACAGGGAGTCCGGATCACCCCACAACGAGAAATCATTCTTGATTACTTGATCCAAGTTGATACCCACCCCACAGTTGAAATGATTCGGGATGGGATTGACGAAAAACTACCAAACTTAAGTGTGGCAACGATTTACAATACGTTAAAATTGTTGGTAGACAAAGGTTTGGTTATCGAATTGCCAAACGATGACGGTGGAATCAGGTACGACTTCTTCGGCAGACCCCACTATCACGCAATTTGTGAAAACTGTGGAAAAATTATTGATGTCTTTTCTGATCAGTACGCAGATATCGTACAGGCAATTAAAAAAGAAACTACGGAAAAAACTGGCTACTTAGTAACTGGAACTCAATTAGAAGTTACTGGACTGTGCAAGGAATGCCAAAAAAAGCTGCAAGTAAAGGAATCATTCAAAAAGTAA
- a CDS encoding lactonase family protein, with amino-acid sequence MIEQFYIGTYTHKTSKGVYQLDLNLESQKLENLQLVGPAGNPTYVASASNGRLYMVDKESNGGGVQSFDTTQGSMPFEPQDKVIDQDTNPAYITVDAGRNLVYTANYHTAEITTYTIENDGSLKLADRVTHSGQVGPKEEQADGPHPHFMDLTPDNRVVVCDLGLDRVYVYDVDDQGKLAKVSELALEPGFGPRHIVFAKNSDNAYLVGELSSNLAVLSYDKSTGSFAIKQVISTIPADWTTHNGAAAIRISNDDNYVYVSNRGHNSLAVFKVGADTDAELIQLISSEGDFPRDFNLSKDQSMVVLVNQNTDNATLYSRDAKTGKLELVQKDYAVPEGVCVYPK; translated from the coding sequence ATGATTGAACAATTTTACATTGGAACATATACTCACAAAACAAGCAAGGGTGTTTACCAACTTGACTTGAATTTAGAATCACAAAAATTAGAAAACTTACAATTAGTTGGTCCTGCTGGAAACCCAACGTACGTTGCATCCGCAAGCAATGGTCGGTTGTATATGGTTGATAAAGAAAGCAATGGTGGTGGAGTTCAATCTTTCGACACCACTCAAGGCTCTATGCCATTTGAACCCCAAGATAAAGTGATCGACCAAGATACCAACCCAGCTTATATTACTGTCGATGCTGGTCGGAACTTAGTATATACCGCTAACTATCATACAGCAGAAATTACGACTTACACAATTGAAAATGACGGTTCTTTGAAGTTGGCTGACCGAGTAACTCACAGTGGCCAAGTTGGTCCAAAGGAAGAACAGGCTGATGGACCTCATCCACACTTTATGGATCTAACTCCAGATAACCGTGTCGTCGTTTGTGACCTTGGCTTAGACCGTGTTTACGTGTATGACGTTGATGATCAGGGTAAGCTCGCTAAGGTTAGTGAGTTAGCACTTGAACCTGGTTTTGGTCCACGGCATATTGTGTTTGCTAAAAATTCAGATAATGCTTATCTAGTTGGAGAACTTAGCAGTAACCTTGCTGTACTTAGCTATGACAAATCGACTGGTAGCTTTGCTATCAAACAGGTAATCAGTACAATTCCTGCTGATTGGACAACCCATAACGGAGCTGCTGCAATCAGGATTTCTAACGATGATAATTATGTTTACGTTTCAAATCGTGGTCACAATTCATTGGCAGTATTCAAAGTTGGTGCTGATACTGATGCAGAATTGATTCAACTGATTAGTTCTGAGGGTGATTTTCCTCGTGACTTCAACTTAAGTAAAGACCAATCAATGGTTGTATTGGTAAATCAAAATACTGATAATGCAACGTTGTATTCTCGCGATGCTAAGACTGGTAAGCTTGAGTTGGTTCAAAAAGACTACGCTGTTCCAGAAGGCGTTTGTGTTTATCCTAAATAA
- a CDS encoding GNAT family N-acetyltransferase: MSQFEKYHPILTPNYTLDWLTQTPVKNIFELYQGNNYETSLTIKRPSSILDTVRNVNHTMQKVMAEKELTWGITDSDSGEFLGVIKAFDLSEDTPEAKISFVTKAQQPEELLFQVVKRTVKFIIDHFASTKVAIHLEKDNQSVTQILKLLGFIQANQGRWVLSLTEDLKENF, translated from the coding sequence ATGTCACAATTTGAAAAGTATCACCCAATCTTAACGCCTAACTACACCCTTGACTGGTTAACTCAAACACCAGTTAAGAATATTTTTGAGCTATACCAAGGCAATAACTATGAAACCAGCTTAACAATCAAGCGCCCCAGCAGCATTCTGGATACCGTTCGGAATGTTAACCACACAATGCAAAAAGTTATGGCAGAGAAGGAATTGACTTGGGGAATCACAGATTCAGACTCAGGGGAATTTCTTGGGGTGATTAAGGCCTTTGACCTTTCAGAAGACACTCCAGAAGCTAAGATCTCCTTTGTTACTAAGGCCCAACAACCCGAGGAGCTCCTTTTCCAAGTTGTAAAACGAACTGTAAAATTTATTATTGATCACTTTGCTTCCACAAAAGTTGCCATTCATTTGGAAAAAGATAATCAATCAGTAACCCAAATTCTAAAACTATTAGGATTTATCCAGGCAAATCAAGGTCGCTGGGTTCTTTCCTTAACTGAAGATTTGAAAGAAAATTTCTAA
- a CDS encoding N-acetylmuramoyl-L-alanine amidase family protein, with product MKKGIIKAICTLSFAAFGLLAASGSQTANAQSVNSYIANNGIGHASVTSSVWGGFPHNNYRHKGKPEGVVVHETANPNSTIYNEIAYMKKNYNAAFVHSFIDASRIINIANTKYLAWGAGPVANARFVQFEQVRVHSKSAFAKEVSNAAYYTAYILHKYGLKPNDAVYDGKGTVWSHGAVSKYLGGTNHSDPKDYYASMGKKYFGASYSFAQFYKLVKTNYNNLYVEAHTPAASYDKVSYKSSNDTASLGNKYKSYRLYNHVKGSRAGVKSYSWSSVKAKTGKKVYIDNIGQKENGKYAWYRIRFSKSDSAKKYWVYEKALNISADEASEASAKVAVDDTATDSSSEVVTSSSNETNSSSTTVTSDDFS from the coding sequence TTGAAGAAAGGTATCATCAAAGCTATCTGCACATTGTCATTTGCTGCATTCGGTTTGCTCGCCGCTTCAGGTAGTCAAACTGCTAATGCACAAAGCGTTAATAGCTACATTGCCAATAATGGGATTGGCCATGCTTCAGTAACATCATCTGTTTGGGGAGGATTCCCACATAATAATTACCGCCATAAAGGTAAACCTGAGGGTGTGGTAGTCCACGAAACTGCAAACCCAAACTCAACAATTTACAATGAAATTGCGTACATGAAGAAAAATTATAACGCTGCATTCGTACATTCATTTATCGATGCCAGCAGAATTATCAACATCGCAAACACTAAGTACCTTGCTTGGGGAGCTGGCCCAGTTGCCAACGCTCGCTTTGTTCAATTCGAGCAAGTTCGGGTTCACAGCAAGTCAGCATTTGCTAAAGAAGTGTCTAATGCGGCTTACTATACTGCCTACATTTTGCATAAGTATGGATTGAAACCAAACGACGCTGTTTATGATGGTAAAGGAACTGTCTGGTCTCATGGGGCTGTTTCTAAGTATCTAGGTGGTACCAACCATTCTGATCCAAAGGATTATTATGCTTCAATGGGTAAGAAGTACTTTGGGGCTTCATACTCATTTGCACAATTCTATAAGCTAGTAAAAACCAACTACAATAACTTGTACGTTGAAGCACACACACCAGCTGCTAGTTACGATAAGGTTAGCTACAAGTCATCTAACGATACTGCTTCACTTGGTAACAAGTACAAGTCATACCGCCTTTACAACCATGTAAAGGGATCTAGAGCAGGTGTTAAAAGTTATAGCTGGAGTTCAGTGAAAGCTAAGACTGGTAAGAAAGTCTACATTGACAACATTGGCCAGAAGGAAAATGGTAAGTACGCTTGGTATCGAATCCGTTTCTCAAAGAGTGATTCTGCTAAGAAGTACTGGGTATACGAAAAGGCATTGAACATTAGTGCTGACGAGGCCTCAGAAGCAAGTGCCAAGGTTGCCGTTGATGACACTGCTACTGATTCAAGTAGCGAAGTGGTTACTAGCTCAAGCAATGAAACTAACTCAAGTTCAACCACAGTTACTTCAGATGATTTCAGCTAA
- the dapF gene encoding diaminopimelate epimerase, giving the protein MTQLQKVHGSMNTFFLLDQTELEQPLSQTELVTFAKHITDASEGLLDGADGLLVVDKSNHADCIGSMQVINTDGSIASMCGNGLRTVSRHLAEKFGQDEFKVETQDADLHVSREANFADGVPTFSVEISPVTFNKESLPFSNLNTDTLIDQPVPEFDENLTFTAIAVPNPHLISFVSEDVMESDSLEHVGKMLNSENPYFYDGVNVSYAKIIGRNSLFVRTFERGVGFTNACGTGMSATSLAFCLNHPDAASFEDEITVFNPGGMVKTRVHDRDSEGYYIDLIGNATITHDVEIDESDLHTNNIENAQISETGEQAAYEAFVAGIKDPVD; this is encoded by the coding sequence ATGACACAACTACAAAAAGTTCACGGCTCAATGAACACATTCTTTCTGTTAGACCAAACAGAGCTTGAGCAACCCTTAAGCCAAACTGAGTTAGTTACGTTTGCCAAACACATTACAGATGCCAGTGAAGGTTTACTTGATGGTGCTGACGGTTTACTTGTCGTAGACAAATCAAATCACGCTGACTGTATTGGTAGCATGCAAGTTATTAACACTGACGGAAGTATCGCTTCGATGTGCGGAAATGGTTTAAGAACGGTAAGCCGTCACCTAGCTGAAAAATTTGGCCAAGACGAATTCAAAGTTGAAACCCAAGATGCCGACCTTCATGTCAGCAGAGAAGCTAATTTTGCTGACGGTGTTCCAACCTTTAGCGTAGAAATTTCTCCAGTAACATTTAACAAAGAATCATTACCATTCAGTAATTTAAACACCGATACTTTGATTGACCAACCAGTACCTGAATTTGATGAGAATTTAACCTTCACAGCAATTGCCGTTCCTAACCCCCACCTGATCAGTTTTGTCTCAGAAGACGTTATGGAATCTGACTCGTTAGAACACGTTGGCAAGATGCTCAATTCAGAAAATCCATACTTCTATGATGGCGTGAACGTAAGTTACGCTAAAATCATCGGCCGTAACTCACTGTTTGTGAGAACCTTTGAACGCGGCGTTGGCTTTACAAATGCCTGTGGTACTGGAATGTCTGCAACTAGTCTTGCGTTCTGCCTCAATCATCCAGACGCCGCTTCATTTGAAGATGAAATTACAGTTTTCAATCCAGGTGGAATGGTAAAAACTCGGGTTCATGATCGAGATTCAGAGGGTTACTACATCGATTTGATTGGTAACGCAACAATTACCCATGACGTGGAAATTGATGAATCTGATCTTCACACAAATAACATTGAAAATGCTCAAATTTCAGAAACTGGCGAACAAGCAGCGTACGAAGCGTTCGTTGCTGGAATTAAGGATCCAGTTGATTAA